In Actinacidiphila yeochonensis CN732, a genomic segment contains:
- a CDS encoding ATP-binding protein: protein MTLGDGPLISSLDLTPELSSVREARRYVTATLQDWQVPTATAEDAVTIVSELVANAVRHAEPASAVASTAKSPEVAACTVVLELRTDSVCVFVCDQDRRPPVLQHPSLEAEGGRGLRLVDELSESWGYVPRGHAPGKTVWAEVVFSEHLEPPRSGALGRLRPSPERLIRGGRSCDSAGEPGDAVHPPRSVQALPESAR, encoded by the coding sequence ATGACACTCGGTGATGGCCCGCTGATCAGCAGCCTGGATCTCACCCCCGAGCTGTCCTCGGTCCGGGAAGCCCGCCGCTACGTGACCGCCACGCTCCAGGATTGGCAGGTTCCGACCGCGACCGCCGAGGATGCCGTCACGATCGTCTCCGAGCTGGTCGCAAACGCGGTCAGGCACGCGGAACCGGCGTCCGCGGTGGCGTCGACGGCCAAGAGCCCCGAGGTCGCCGCCTGCACCGTGGTGCTTGAACTCCGGACCGACAGCGTGTGCGTCTTCGTCTGCGACCAGGACCGCCGACCGCCGGTGCTCCAACACCCTTCGCTCGAAGCCGAGGGCGGACGTGGTCTCCGACTGGTCGACGAGCTGAGCGAATCCTGGGGGTACGTCCCCAGGGGCCACGCCCCGGGGAAAACGGTCTGGGCCGAGGTCGTGTTCAGCGAGCACCTGGAGCCGCCGCGCTCGGGCGCCCTCGGCCGACTCCGGCCGTCTCCGGAGCGGCTGATCCGGGGAGGCCGGAGCTGCGACTCCGCCGGGGAACCGGGAGATGCCGTGCACCCGCCTCGGTCGGTCCAAGCGCTCCCGGAGTCCGCGCGATGA